In one Deinococcus sp. QL22 genomic region, the following are encoded:
- the pxpB gene encoding 5-oxoprolinase subunit PxpB, producing the protein MQRLEGLYVQFCTELDRQQNIRLHALHRRLQGDLLNGVTDLYPGYVNLYIEFDAAVLHRGRVRGWVTEHLRAVPEQELAAGAAGRRIDIPVRYDGEDLEDVAAQTGLSPAEVVRQHSAQAYHVYAVGFTPGFPFLGELPPRLRLPRRSTPRAAVPFNAVAIAAAQSCVYVLPSPGGWHLLGTALTTIYDPNRPQPFLISPGDSVRFVAAPGDTPPLPSVRPLWPAAPQFPALHVIKPGLLDMLVDAGRFRQAHYGLARSGPLDQHSADLANRLAGNSPGTPLLELTLLGPKLTALQDVTLAVAGLGMIPQIGGQAVAAQTPFLLRAGQMLDFKPTDQGARSYLAVAGGLETQPFLGSSSVDRTGRIGRPLQAGDVLGLGSLGRPLTDLTDAVFAPLPPLLAEVTLRLLPGPQASFEALVALASAPFRVASGDRMGIRLSGPDVPGGQVISEATPQGAVQVTPAGQPILLLADRGRIGGYHKPAVIHPDDLPLAAQLRPNQLVHLRPYVSGPPDTWARHWFMPA; encoded by the coding sequence ATGCAGCGGCTAGAAGGCCTGTATGTTCAATTCTGTACCGAGCTGGACAGACAGCAAAATATCCGCCTGCATGCCCTGCACCGCCGCTTGCAGGGAGATTTGCTGAACGGCGTCACCGACCTGTATCCGGGGTACGTGAACTTGTACATCGAGTTTGACGCTGCCGTACTTCACCGCGGTAGGGTGCGCGGCTGGGTCACCGAACACCTGAGGGCCGTGCCGGAGCAGGAGCTTGCTGCCGGTGCAGCAGGCCGCCGCATAGACATTCCCGTGCGCTACGACGGCGAGGATCTGGAAGACGTGGCCGCCCAAACCGGGCTGAGTCCTGCTGAAGTCGTGCGTCAGCATTCGGCTCAGGCCTATCACGTGTACGCGGTGGGGTTTACGCCCGGCTTTCCGTTTCTGGGCGAGTTGCCGCCCAGGTTGCGCCTGCCCCGCCGCAGTACGCCGCGTGCCGCCGTGCCGTTTAATGCGGTAGCCATCGCTGCTGCCCAGAGCTGCGTGTACGTGCTGCCTTCGCCGGGCGGCTGGCACCTGCTGGGCACGGCCCTGACCACCATCTATGACCCCAACCGCCCGCAGCCGTTCCTGATCTCACCAGGCGATTCGGTGCGCTTTGTGGCTGCTCCGGGCGACACTCCGCCGTTGCCCAGCGTGCGTCCGCTGTGGCCTGCCGCTCCCCAATTTCCCGCCCTGCACGTGATCAAACCCGGTTTGCTGGACATGCTGGTCGACGCGGGGCGGTTCCGGCAGGCGCACTACGGCCTGGCCCGCAGCGGCCCACTCGATCAGCACTCGGCTGACCTTGCCAACCGCTTGGCTGGAAACTCGCCTGGTACGCCGCTGCTGGAACTGACGTTGCTTGGCCCTAAACTCACCGCCCTGCAAGACGTGACACTGGCGGTGGCTGGCCTCGGCATGATCCCGCAAATCGGTGGGCAAGCGGTGGCAGCCCAGACCCCTTTTCTGTTGCGGGCGGGTCAAATGCTGGATTTTAAGCCCACCGATCAGGGCGCTCGCAGTTACCTCGCGGTGGCGGGCGGGCTAGAAACTCAGCCGTTTCTGGGCAGCAGCAGCGTAGACCGTACCGGGCGAATCGGGCGGCCCCTGCAAGCGGGCGACGTGTTGGGCTTGGGCAGCTTGGGGCGTCCCCTGACGGATCTGACCGACGCCGTGTTTGCACCACTTCCCCCCCTGCTTGCTGAAGTCACGCTGCGCTTGTTGCCTGGCCCTCAGGCCAGTTTTGAGGCGCTGGTCGCCCTCGCCAGCGCCCCCTTCCGGGTGGCGAGCGGCGACCGCATGGGCATTCGGCTGTCGGGGCCAGACGTGCCGGGTGGGCAAGTCATCAGTGAGGCGACCCCGCAAGGCGCGGTACAGGTCACACCTGCTGGACAGCCTATTTTGTTGCTGGCCGACCGGGGGCGGATCGGGGGCTACCATAAACCCGCTGTCATTCATCCGGATGACCTGCCATTGGCGGCCCAGTTGCGGCCCAACCAATTGGTACATCTGCGCCCCTATGTGTCTGGCCCTCCCGACACTTGGGCGCGGCACTGGTTCATGCCCGCCTGA
- a CDS encoding hemolysin family protein translates to MTVLVPLFLILLMVMVNALYVAAEFATVGSRRSRVQESAEGGNRSAATLLKILQDPKRLDTYVAACQVGITLSSLVAGAYGQSQLTPLLTPVLGAVGGAVAATIFVLVFITAFQVILGELLPKTVALRYPERLAMATLVPMQFSLVLFRPLIFIFNGTAFALMRAWKLNVDHSHSHVHSPEELQGLYSESAAGGLIDSAERDMVAGVLNIEDRVVREIMTPRTRLITAAANLSVQDALVQLAGSAYSRFPVTGEHSEDVVGVVHLRRLFLAAERTPHRPVAEVMTEPLIISDAMPVPQLWRRLREAGRHSAVVVDEYGNVAGMVTLEDALEEIFGEVQDEFDQEDEPISVLGRRVTVRGDVLVDILNARLDLDLPTDEVDTMSGLVWQELGRLPQVGDEMRVGHGDLILRVDAMDRRAVRRVSLTLPEEEG, encoded by the coding sequence GTGACGGTCTTGGTTCCCCTCTTCCTTATCTTGCTGATGGTGATGGTCAACGCCCTCTACGTGGCCGCCGAATTCGCTACAGTTGGCTCCCGCCGCTCCCGCGTGCAGGAGAGTGCAGAAGGGGGCAACCGTTCGGCGGCCACCCTGCTCAAGATTTTGCAGGACCCCAAACGGCTCGATACCTATGTGGCCGCCTGCCAAGTCGGTATCACGCTCAGCAGTCTGGTGGCGGGCGCCTATGGTCAGTCCCAACTGACGCCGCTGCTGACGCCTGTATTAGGGGCTGTTGGCGGCGCAGTGGCAGCCACCATTTTTGTCCTCGTCTTCATCACCGCTTTCCAAGTTATCTTGGGCGAGTTGCTGCCCAAAACAGTGGCGCTGCGTTATCCCGAACGGCTGGCAATGGCGACCCTCGTGCCCATGCAGTTTAGTCTGGTGCTGTTTCGGCCCCTGATTTTCATCTTTAACGGCACGGCCTTTGCCTTGATGCGGGCCTGGAAGTTAAACGTCGACCACAGCCATTCGCATGTGCATTCGCCTGAAGAACTGCAGGGCCTGTACAGCGAAAGTGCAGCAGGCGGCCTGATCGATTCTGCCGAGCGCGACATGGTGGCGGGCGTGCTGAATATCGAAGACCGGGTGGTGCGCGAGATCATGACGCCCCGCACCCGCCTGATCACTGCTGCGGCCAACCTCAGTGTGCAGGACGCGCTGGTACAGCTGGCCGGAAGCGCCTATTCCCGTTTTCCAGTGACGGGCGAGCACAGTGAGGACGTGGTCGGCGTCGTTCATCTGCGCCGCTTGTTCCTGGCTGCCGAGCGAACTCCCCACCGCCCGGTGGCCGAGGTCATGACCGAACCGCTGATCATTTCGGACGCCATGCCAGTGCCCCAGTTGTGGCGGCGCCTCCGGGAAGCGGGACGGCACAGCGCCGTGGTCGTAGACGAATACGGCAACGTGGCCGGAATGGTCACCTTAGAGGACGCCCTCGAAGAAATCTTTGGAGAAGTGCAGGATGAATTCGATCAGGAAGACGAGCCGATCAGCGTGCTGGGCCGCCGCGTGACGGTGCGCGGGGACGTCCTGGTGGATATTCTCAATGCCCGCCTTGACCTCGACCTCCCCACCGACGAGGTGGATACCATGAGCGGCCTGGTCTGGCAGGAGTTGGGCCGACTGCCGCAGGTCGGAGATGAGATGCGGGTGGGCCACGGTGACCTGATCCTCCGGGTCGACGCGATGGACCGCCGCGCCGTGCGCCGAGTCAGTTTGACCCTGCCGGAAGAGGAAGGCTGA
- a CDS encoding hemolysin family protein encodes MLEVLTPMAVILALVTLNGLFVAAEFSLIASRRSRLHTLAEGGNGAARWLLGVFDRPTGKDRYIAIAQLGITLASIGLGMYGEPQIAKWLYGPFEDWGLSYAAAHTAGFVVALSLITFMHVVFGEMIPKALALQTPEAVSLQVNPLMRMFGLVFRPLISVLNAVALGLMRLLRIKDPGKDSLLYTSKELSILTDETALSGQIGEVQRDLIHNIFALEERTAQDLMTTRPRLEALSVQASTAEVTARIAASPRSRYPVFEDSLDQIIGVLHVKDFIRARASGRSAHLGRLVRPLPHVAATATAEDLLAQFKRERIHAALVVDEFGGTLGFVTMDDLIEDVMEEEDVGASHGVQANSDGSWTLDGEVTLSELNEHGLTLRSEDVNTVAGLLLADHGTVPAVGTTVHVQGHDLTAEEVQGLKITRVRVRKVVSDA; translated from the coding sequence ATGCTCGAAGTCTTGACGCCCATGGCCGTGATCCTGGCGTTGGTCACCCTCAACGGGTTGTTCGTGGCCGCCGAGTTCTCGCTGATCGCGTCTCGTCGCAGCCGCCTGCACACCTTAGCCGAGGGCGGTAACGGCGCGGCCCGCTGGCTGCTGGGCGTGTTCGACCGGCCCACCGGCAAAGACCGCTACATCGCCATTGCCCAGCTCGGCATTACGCTGGCCAGCATTGGACTGGGCATGTACGGCGAGCCGCAAATTGCAAAGTGGTTGTACGGCCCCTTTGAAGACTGGGGTCTGTCCTACGCCGCCGCGCATACCGCCGGATTTGTGGTGGCCCTGAGCCTGATCACCTTTATGCATGTGGTCTTTGGGGAGATGATTCCCAAGGCGCTGGCCCTGCAAACCCCCGAAGCAGTCAGCCTTCAGGTCAACCCCCTGATGCGCATGTTTGGCCTGGTCTTCCGGCCCCTGATTTCAGTGCTGAACGCCGTGGCGCTGGGACTGATGCGCCTCCTGCGCATCAAAGACCCCGGCAAAGACAGTTTGCTGTACACCAGCAAAGAACTCTCGATCCTCACCGATGAAACGGCCCTGAGCGGGCAAATCGGAGAGGTGCAGCGCGACCTGATTCACAACATTTTTGCGCTGGAAGAACGCACAGCCCAGGATCTGATGACCACGCGCCCGCGCCTCGAAGCCCTGAGCGTGCAGGCCAGCACTGCAGAAGTCACGGCCCGGATCGCCGCTTCACCGCGCAGCCGGTATCCGGTGTTCGAGGACAGCCTCGATCAAATTATTGGCGTCTTACATGTCAAGGACTTTATCCGGGCACGGGCGTCCGGGCGCTCGGCCCACCTGGGGCGTTTGGTGCGTCCCTTGCCCCATGTGGCCGCGACAGCCACCGCTGAAGACCTGCTGGCCCAGTTCAAGCGCGAACGCATTCACGCGGCCCTCGTGGTCGATGAATTTGGCGGCACCCTCGGCTTCGTCACCATGGACGACCTGATCGAAGACGTGATGGAAGAGGAAGACGTGGGGGCGTCCCACGGGGTGCAGGCCAACTCTGACGGGTCGTGGACGCTGGACGGCGAAGTGACATTGAGCGAACTGAACGAACACGGCCTGACGTTGCGCAGCGAGGACGTGAATACGGTGGCGGGCCTGCTGCTGGCCGACCACGGCACTGTGCCCGCCGTCGGCACCACCGTTCATGTACAGGGCCACGACCTGACGGCAGAGGAAGTACAGGGCCTCAAAATCACGCGGGTAAGGGTCAGGAAGGTCGTGTCAGACGCCTGA